From one Paramormyrops kingsleyae isolate MSU_618 chromosome 1, PKINGS_0.4, whole genome shotgun sequence genomic stretch:
- the LOC111838203 gene encoding alpha-taxilin-like isoform X1, whose protein sequence is MATRSDARVDLNSENVQFGSRIMESTGMCVMEVASRGLVRPGEPLALPDLESPSAEELDMPCYQEISRGETPGREDCRIDPPDGEVAPDSNKSKDKKGLGKEVLLLMQALNTLSTPEEKLAALCKKYADLLEERRSMQKQMKGLQRKQSQVMKEKIHLQGENSKAILARSKLESLCRELQRHNKTLKEDNTQRLREYEERRREVTLHFQMTLNEIEAQMEQHNVHNGKLRQENVELADKLRKLIEQYELREEHIDKVFRHKELQQQLADAKLQRTTELMRETEEKHQREREFLLKEAMESRHKCELMKEQESQLKQQLSLYMDKFEEFQTTLAKSNEVFTTFRQEMHKMTKKIKKLEKETTLWRNKWETNNQALLQMAEEKTVRDKRYSALQGKLERLEKLCRALQQERNDLSQKLERLRCPLGEVAEPPDTQPDGRPPEVEEAVSLAEAPPP, encoded by the exons ATGGCGACGCGCTCAGATGCCAGGGTCGATTTAAACAGCGAAAACGTTCAG TTTGGAAGCCGAATAATGGAGTCGACGGGAATGTGCGTGATGGAGGTGGCATCCCGGGGTCTGGTCCGACCTGGAGAGCCTCTCGCTCTGCCCGATCTGGAGAGCCCCTCTGCGGAGGAGCTGGACATGCCCTGCTACCAGGAGATATCTAGGGGGGAGACCCCAGGGCGTGAAGACTGCCGGATAGACCCCCCAGATGGCGAAGTGGCCCCCGACAGCAACAAAAGCAAAGACAAGAAGGGGCTGG GGAAAGAGGTTCTGCTACTGATGCAAGCTCTAAATACTCTCTCTACCCCTGAGGAGAAGCTAGCGGCTTTGTGTAAGAAGTACGCTGATCTG CTAGAGGAGCGGCGCAGCATGCAGAAGCAGATGAAGGGTCTGCAGAGGAAGCAGTCGCAGGTCATGAAGGAGAAGATCCACCTACAAGGGGAGAACAGTAAGGCCATCCTGGCCCGCAGTAAGCTGGAGAGTCTCTGCCGGGAGCTGCAGCGCCACAACAAGACCCTGAAG GAGGACAACACCCAGAGGTTGCGGGAGTATGAGGAGCGCAGAAGGGAGGTGACACTGCACTTCCAGATGACACTCAACGAGATCGAGGCGCAGATGGAGCAGCACAACGTGCACAACGGCAAACTGCGGCAGGAGAACGTGGAGCTGGCCGACAAGCTCAGGAAGCTGATAGAGCAGTACGAGCTGAGGGAGGAG CACATCGATAAGGTGTTCAGGCACAAAGAGCTGCAGCAGCAGTTGGCAGATGCCAAGCTGCAGAGGACCACCGAGCTGATGAGGGAAACCGAGGAGAAGCACCAGAGGGAGCGGGAGTTT CTACTGAAGGAGGCGATGGAGTCGAGGCACAAATGTGAACTTATGAAGGAGCAGGAGTCCCAACTGAAACAGCAG CTCTCCCTATATATGGACAAGTTTGAGGAGTTTCAGACCACGCTTGCTAAGAGCAATGAGGTTTTCACTACCTTCAGGCAGGAAATGCATAAG ATGACCAAGAAGATAaagaagctggagaaggagaCGACTCTGTGGCGTAACAAATGGGAGACCAATAACCAGGCCCTCCTCCAGATGGCCGAAGAG AAAACGGTGCGGGACAAGCGCTACTCCGCCCTCCAGGGGAAGCTGGAGCGCCTGGAGAAGCTGTGCAGGGCCTTGCAGCAGGAGCGCAACGACCTCAGCCAGAAACTGGAGAGGCTGCGCTGCCCCCTGGGCGAGGTCGCCGAGCCCCCAGACACCCAGCCGGATGGGCGGCCCCCAGAAGTGGAGGAGGCGGTCTCTCTCGCagaggccccgcccccctga
- the syap1 gene encoding synapse-associated protein 1 yields the protein MFQGWGSWLGLEKSTGTSNGENDRDDVVVKEDTTVEQVNKHIAVDGKTDEERNGESEAKEDDPTQQLIQQAKGLSGYLYSFASNATKKISESVVETAHTIKKSVEEGNLDGIIDKTILGDFQKEQEKFVLEKNARKTDAAVPPWVGYNEEETIQQQILALSADRRNFLRDPPAGVQFHFDFDQMYPVALVMLQEDELLNRMRFDLVPKHVKEDVFWRNYFYRVSLIKQSAQLTALAAQQQAAEKREETSPGNAESANLAENIRPKTPPTAIKSQSKPNEHDEEEISTSPGVSEFVSDAFDSCSINKDDLRKEMEQLVLDKKEGGAHPEEEPADWEKELQQELQEYEVVADSENRDENWDKEIEEMLQEES from the exons ATGTTTCAGGGCTGGGGGTCGTGGCTTGGTTTAGAGAAGTCCACGGGGACAAGCAATGGGGAAAATGACCGAGATGATGTCGTTGTGAAAGAAGATACAACTGTAGAACAAGTAAACAAACATATAGCCGTAGATGGAAAGACTGACGAAGAGAGAAATGGAGAATCTGAAGCAAAAGAAGATGATCCAACTCAGCAACTTATTCAACAGGCGAAAGGTCTCAGTG GTTACTTGTACAGCTTCGCCAGTAATGCCACCAAGAAAATATCGGAGTCCGTAGTGGAGACAGCGCACACTATAAAGAAAAGTGTGGAGGAAGGGAATCTGGATGGCATCATTGACAAG ACAATTTTGGGAGACTTTCAGAAAGAACAAGAAAAGTTTGTTCTAGAAAAGAACGCAAGGAAGACAG ATGCCGCAGTGCCTCCTTGGGTTGGCTACAACGAGGAGGAGACCATACAGCAACAGATCTTGGCTCTATCGGCT GACCGGAGAAATTTTCTGCGTGACCCACCTGCCGGGGTCCAGTTCCACTTTGACTTTGACCAGATGTACCCCGTTGCCTTGGTGATGCTGCAGGAGGACGAGCTACTGAACCGCATGCGCTTTGACCTGGTCCCCAAACA CGTAAAGGAGGACGTGTTCTGGAGGAATTACTTCTACCGCGTTTCGCTGATCAAGCAGTCAGCTCAGCTCACGGCCCTGGCTGCCCAGCAACAGGCTGCAGAGAAGAGGGAGGAGACCAGCCCCGGAAACGCAGAGAGCGCCAACCTCGCAG AAAACATCAGACCAAAAACCCCTCCCACAGCCATCAAAAGCCAGTCAAAGCCCAATGAA CACGATGAAGAAGAAATCTCCACCAGCCCCGGAGTGTCCGAGTTCGTGAGCGATGCCTTCGACTCGTGCAGCATCAATAAGGATGACCTTCGGAAGGAGATGGAGCAGTTGGTGCTGGACAAAAAAGAGGGCGGGGCTCATCCAGAGG AGGAACCAGCTGACTGGGAGAAGGAGCTGCAGCAAGAGCTCCAGGAGTACGAGGTGGTGGCCGACTCGGAGAACCGGGACGAGAACTGGGACAAGGAGATCGAGGAGATGCTGCAGGAGGAGAGTTAG
- the LOC111838203 gene encoding alpha-taxilin-like isoform X2, with amino-acid sequence MESTGMCVMEVASRGLVRPGEPLALPDLESPSAEELDMPCYQEISRGETPGREDCRIDPPDGEVAPDSNKSKDKKGLGKEVLLLMQALNTLSTPEEKLAALCKKYADLLEERRSMQKQMKGLQRKQSQVMKEKIHLQGENSKAILARSKLESLCRELQRHNKTLKEDNTQRLREYEERRREVTLHFQMTLNEIEAQMEQHNVHNGKLRQENVELADKLRKLIEQYELREEHIDKVFRHKELQQQLADAKLQRTTELMRETEEKHQREREFLLKEAMESRHKCELMKEQESQLKQQLSLYMDKFEEFQTTLAKSNEVFTTFRQEMHKMTKKIKKLEKETTLWRNKWETNNQALLQMAEEKTVRDKRYSALQGKLERLEKLCRALQQERNDLSQKLERLRCPLGEVAEPPDTQPDGRPPEVEEAVSLAEAPPP; translated from the exons ATGGAGTCGACGGGAATGTGCGTGATGGAGGTGGCATCCCGGGGTCTGGTCCGACCTGGAGAGCCTCTCGCTCTGCCCGATCTGGAGAGCCCCTCTGCGGAGGAGCTGGACATGCCCTGCTACCAGGAGATATCTAGGGGGGAGACCCCAGGGCGTGAAGACTGCCGGATAGACCCCCCAGATGGCGAAGTGGCCCCCGACAGCAACAAAAGCAAAGACAAGAAGGGGCTGG GGAAAGAGGTTCTGCTACTGATGCAAGCTCTAAATACTCTCTCTACCCCTGAGGAGAAGCTAGCGGCTTTGTGTAAGAAGTACGCTGATCTG CTAGAGGAGCGGCGCAGCATGCAGAAGCAGATGAAGGGTCTGCAGAGGAAGCAGTCGCAGGTCATGAAGGAGAAGATCCACCTACAAGGGGAGAACAGTAAGGCCATCCTGGCCCGCAGTAAGCTGGAGAGTCTCTGCCGGGAGCTGCAGCGCCACAACAAGACCCTGAAG GAGGACAACACCCAGAGGTTGCGGGAGTATGAGGAGCGCAGAAGGGAGGTGACACTGCACTTCCAGATGACACTCAACGAGATCGAGGCGCAGATGGAGCAGCACAACGTGCACAACGGCAAACTGCGGCAGGAGAACGTGGAGCTGGCCGACAAGCTCAGGAAGCTGATAGAGCAGTACGAGCTGAGGGAGGAG CACATCGATAAGGTGTTCAGGCACAAAGAGCTGCAGCAGCAGTTGGCAGATGCCAAGCTGCAGAGGACCACCGAGCTGATGAGGGAAACCGAGGAGAAGCACCAGAGGGAGCGGGAGTTT CTACTGAAGGAGGCGATGGAGTCGAGGCACAAATGTGAACTTATGAAGGAGCAGGAGTCCCAACTGAAACAGCAG CTCTCCCTATATATGGACAAGTTTGAGGAGTTTCAGACCACGCTTGCTAAGAGCAATGAGGTTTTCACTACCTTCAGGCAGGAAATGCATAAG ATGACCAAGAAGATAaagaagctggagaaggagaCGACTCTGTGGCGTAACAAATGGGAGACCAATAACCAGGCCCTCCTCCAGATGGCCGAAGAG AAAACGGTGCGGGACAAGCGCTACTCCGCCCTCCAGGGGAAGCTGGAGCGCCTGGAGAAGCTGTGCAGGGCCTTGCAGCAGGAGCGCAACGACCTCAGCCAGAAACTGGAGAGGCTGCGCTGCCCCCTGGGCGAGGTCGCCGAGCCCCCAGACACCCAGCCGGATGGGCGGCCCCCAGAAGTGGAGGAGGCGGTCTCTCTCGCagaggccccgcccccctga